ATGGGGAGGATAGTTACAGAGTATTCCCCGGCCACGCCGGCCACGCCATGGCCGTTGTTGGTGAGGGCGGCGACGATGCCGGCAACGTGCGTGCCGTGGCCGTTGTCGTCCATGGCCCCGTCCGCGTCATCGCCCGCGGCGTCGCCGTTGACGTAATCCTTATCGTTTGCAGTGTCCACGCGGCCCGCCAGGTCAGGGTGGGTGTAGTCGACGCCCGTGTCCACCACGGCCACGGCGATGCCGCCCGACGTCTGAGTTAGCGCTTTCCACGCCTCCGGCGCCTGGATGGCGGGCAGGCCCCATTGCTCAGGGTAATAGCGGTCATTGGGACCGGTCTGGCTGGCTTTATATATGTAGTTCGGCTC
The Bacillota bacterium genome window above contains:
- a CDS encoding S8 family serine peptidase encodes the protein MQANQVKVSRLGARLVRLQGGDNVETVVARLKADPSVEYAEPNYIYKASQTGPNDRYYPEQWGLPAIQAPEAWKALTQTSGGIAVAVVDTGVDYTHPDLAGRVDTANDKDYVNGDAAGDDADGAMDDNGHGTHVAGIVAALTNNGHGVAGVAGEYSVTILP